The following nucleotide sequence is from Borrelia puertoricensis.
CCTCTTGCCCACTCTATAAGCTTATAAACACAATGCTTTAATTGAGCAACACCTCCAAGCCCACCTTGAACTTCTTTTGAATGCAAAGTTTGAATAGAATCGACAACAATAAAGTCAAGTTCAATATTTACAAGCATTTTGATTAAAGAATCAACATTTATCTCATTAGTTATCAATATATCAGAAGAAATTTTAAGTCTATTTGCTCTTAATTTAATTTGCGGAATTGATTCTTCACCTGCAAGATAAAGCACATTTTTGTCAGCAAGTGAAAGAATACTAGAAATTTGAAGTAAAAAAGTTGACTTCCCAATGCCAGGCTCGCCTGATATCAAAATTGCACTACCAATTACAATGCCATCACCAAGAACTCTATCAAATTCTTCAATACCTGTTAAATGTCTAACATTATCAACATGTTTAAAATCTCTTAAAGAAAAGATTTCATTTTTTGACTTACTTAAATCTCCCTCACAACCAGATTTAAATTCAGAATAATGTACTAAACTTTCCCAACTAAAGCATTCAGGACATTTCCCAAGCCACTTTAAAGATTTATACCCACAATTTAAACATTTGTAAATTTCCTTATCCCTATTTTTTATCATAAAATGTAAATGGGTAGACCTCTCTTAATTTGGACAAGTGATAAATCCATCTTTAAAACTTATGTCCCATCTTGAATTTTCAATATTAAAAAATCTTTAAAACCTTTATCATTGTTCTTAAACTCACTGTAAAAATTGTTAAACCAATTCCTTAAAAGTCAAAATACTCTCACTAAATTTATCACAATTTGCAAAATACATAATATCAGAATACATTAATTATACACAAAATTATACAAATCAGATTTTTATCCATCCTTAAATCTATATTTGAAAAACTTTTTGAACAATCATAACCTCTCTCATCAAGTAATTCAGATTCATCATAACTTATAAACAATCAATAATACCCTTTAATACATTTTTTCTCATCTTGTAAAAAATTTTTAACTTTTAGACTTCCTGCTAACCAAAACCGTAAATTCTCCCTTACTTTTGTTATTTTCTTCAAAATATTTCTTAAGCTCTAAAGGTTTACCAATTTTATATTCCTCATATAATTTTGTCATCTCACGACCAACAAGAACATTAGCATCTAAATTTACTAAAGAAATTTCAAATAATAACTTCAAAATTCTATGACTGGATTCAAGAAGAACAAATGCATCACCCCTATGATAAAGTTCCTCAATCCTTTTGATCCTTTTAATTCCTTTGTTTGGCAAAAATCCTTCAAACACTACAACTTTATCTTTAAAAGGATTTACACTAATAACTGCATTCAAAGAACTAACACCTGGAATAGGAAAAACTTTATGCCCATTTTTAAATGCCGCATCAACAAGCAAACCACCAGGATCACTAAGACAAGGAGTGCCCGCATCACTAACGAAAGCCACACTTTTTCCATTAGACAAGTATTCCAATAACAAACCAATTCTCTTATGCTCTATGACAGCATTACAAGAAATTAATTTTTTAACTATACCATAATGAGATAAAAGTCTCTTAGCAACTCTCGTATCCTCAGCAAATACAACATCAACTAATCTTAAAATATCAATTGCACGATATGTAATATCACCTAAATTACCTATAGGTGTTCCCACAATGTATAACACATAATCTCCTTAAAATTTAAAATACAGCTTACTTAATATGCATTAAACTTATTACTGCATAAATTAATTATTCTCAAAGTAACCTATACTTTTACAAAAGTACTTGGTTTTTATATATCCATATAAAAAAATTTTTATTTTTATGCTATATTTATATTATTATTTAATTTTAACAACTGAAAACTAAAAGGCGGTAAAGTTTTATGTTTAAACTCATTAAAAAGATCTTTATAATCTATTTCCTATGCATCACACTTACTGGACTTACTATGGTTTTCATTAATAGTAAATTTTCTGAAAGACAAGCTACCCAAGATGGTAAAAGTCAAATTATTAGACATGTAATTGATCCAAATTTAATTATGCTTACCTCTGCTATTGGAGGATTTTTGGGAATTTATTCCGGAATATGGTTTTTTGATCATGGAAAAGATAATTTCTACTTAACCTGGGGAAGCCTAATAATGTTAATATACAACATAGGACTAATCATTTCTGTATATTCCAAATCAAAAAACAAATAAATTCAAATTTTAAGAATTACTTACAATAATTCCTCTTTTAATCAGGTACTTATAAACTTCTTCTGGATTTTCTAAGCTTTCAATCAAGTTCTCAGTTTTATCATTTATCTTCTCTACTAATCTTTTAAAACCTACTCTTATTCCTCTACTTTCCAAAAAGTCTTTTGCCGGTTGAGAAATAACACCTGCCTGAACATTTTGAAGCCCAATATTGTAAATAATAACAGCAGCGGCCTTGCCTACAACCTTATCATAAATTTCTAAACCCTCTTTATTTTGAATGTATTTATTAATAAAATTATCAACTTCCAAGAGAGGTTTTAGACCTCTTTCCATATTAGAGTAAAGTATTCTATGTTCCTTAAACAATTTTAATGTAGGATTTAACCCTGATATCATTTCAAACACCTCTTAAAGACTTGCACTCAGAATTTAAAAAAACAATTATTAATAATAATAAACATAAATTAAAAATACTTCAACATAAAAAAGATGATATATTATTAAATTGAATGATGCTAATTCCTAAAGAAAATATTTATTCAAAAATTGAAGTAAAAAAATCAATTTTCTTATCATACATTTTTCATGTAGAGAAAAAAGAAGAAA
It contains:
- the rsmI gene encoding 16S rRNA (cytidine(1402)-2'-O)-methyltransferase — encoded protein: MLYIVGTPIGNLGDITYRAIDILRLVDVVFAEDTRVAKRLLSHYGIVKKLISCNAVIEHKRIGLLLEYLSNGKSVAFVSDAGTPCLSDPGGLLVDAAFKNGHKVFPIPGVSSLNAVISVNPFKDKVVVFEGFLPNKGIKRIKRIEELYHRGDAFVLLESSHRILKLLFEISLVNLDANVLVGREMTKLYEEYKIGKPLELKKYFEENNKSKGEFTVLVSRKSKS
- a CDS encoding DUF1893 domain-containing protein, which encodes MISGLNPTLKLFKEHRILYSNMERGLKPLLEVDNFINKYIQNKEGLEIYDKVVGKAAAVIIYNIGLQNVQAGVISQPAKDFLESRGIRVGFKRLVEKINDKTENLIESLENPEEVYKYLIKRGIIVSNS